A part of Paenibacillus donghaensis genomic DNA contains:
- a CDS encoding glycosyltransferase, giving the protein MNNINDLPTLTIAAPVRNRSFILNQYLDHIHDIDYPKSKINLFFVLNDSSDHSEEILRSFKENHLDKYNRITIEIYNRNIPLDTRATDTRDKHIYNHLSVLKNYIMFKVKTEKLLFIDSDILVPDSVINNLLNAEKDIVSGLIYNGYLVDPERPYKYPNIMKLNEKNNYEHISNHYIREAPYNKHQHLLKADLTGAVWMINKKVYKNIKFGYHPQGEDAYFCAMAQSKGFEIYCDVGTFCTHVMEK; this is encoded by the coding sequence ATGAATAACATAAATGACTTACCCACTCTCACGATTGCTGCTCCGGTTAGAAATAGAAGTTTCATTTTAAACCAATATCTAGATCACATACATGATATCGACTATCCAAAATCAAAAATCAACCTCTTCTTTGTTCTCAATGATAGTTCCGATCACAGTGAAGAAATACTTAGATCGTTTAAAGAAAATCACTTAGATAAATATAACCGCATCACTATAGAAATATATAATCGAAACATCCCTTTGGACACTCGTGCTACTGACACTAGAGATAAACATATTTATAATCATTTGAGTGTATTAAAAAATTACATTATGTTCAAAGTTAAGACCGAAAAACTCCTGTTTATCGATTCCGATATTTTAGTCCCTGATAGTGTAATTAATAATCTACTCAACGCCGAAAAAGATATTGTTTCGGGACTAATATATAATGGCTACCTTGTCGATCCAGAACGTCCATATAAATACCCCAATATAATGAAGTTAAATGAGAAAAATAACTATGAGCATATATCTAATCACTACATACGCGAAGCCCCCTACAACAAACATCAACATCTATTAAAAGCCGATTTGACTGGAGCAGTATGGATGATCAATAAGAAAGTCTATAAAAACATAAAGTTCGGGTATCATCCTCAAGGGGAAGATGCCTATTTTTGTGCAATGGCTCAGAGTAAAGGATTTGAAATATATTGCGATGTCGGGACATTCTGTACACATGTAATGGAAAAATAA
- a CDS encoding glycosyltransferase, whose translation MSIKSKQSITIIYPPTVDYYMLYQRPHQLLKALSRINNVRCIFISSEVFKPLPKPINEVSKNMFVVRGNSDYKSLIQGKVVYWVSYPEHIDYHLTVEKDFVVFDAIDNPVDEFAVWKDKLDYAVSKADIVSCTANILYEYHSKRTNKPIFMCPNGGDFAHFKKAKKRLDKPHDFPKTNKDDKVVGFYGALATWLDTEIIKKIAEKYKVVLIGKNKYYPIEVNHPNVYNIEHKDYLQLPIYLSHFDVAIIPFKLTEMMKGCDPVKLQEYLASGKPVVTTEIEDVVANFSDVVDFMNIDNCLEVIDRVIAENSKEKEAKRIETSIRNSWDVRAETAIEALNLYMN comes from the coding sequence ATGTCTATCAAATCCAAGCAAAGTATTACTATTATTTATCCGCCCACCGTAGATTATTACATGCTCTATCAGCGCCCCCATCAACTATTGAAAGCATTATCCAGGATCAACAATGTAAGATGTATTTTTATAAGTTCAGAAGTATTCAAACCCCTTCCTAAACCAATCAACGAAGTCAGTAAAAATATGTTTGTTGTTCGAGGGAACTCCGATTATAAATCTTTGATTCAAGGCAAAGTCGTATACTGGGTATCCTATCCCGAACATATTGACTATCACCTGACCGTAGAGAAGGATTTTGTTGTATTTGATGCAATTGATAATCCGGTCGATGAATTTGCCGTATGGAAAGACAAATTGGATTATGCTGTTTCCAAGGCGGATATAGTTTCGTGTACAGCAAATATCTTATATGAGTATCATTCTAAGCGAACGAATAAGCCAATTTTCATGTGTCCTAATGGTGGAGATTTTGCACATTTTAAAAAAGCAAAAAAGAGACTGGACAAACCTCATGATTTCCCAAAAACAAATAAGGACGATAAAGTTGTGGGGTTTTATGGTGCGCTTGCAACTTGGCTGGACACTGAAATCATCAAGAAAATTGCAGAGAAATATAAAGTAGTATTGATAGGTAAAAATAAATATTATCCAATTGAAGTAAATCATCCAAACGTATACAACATTGAACATAAGGACTATCTACAGTTACCTATATATTTATCACACTTCGACGTTGCAATAATTCCCTTTAAATTAACGGAGATGATGAAGGGCTGCGACCCCGTAAAGTTACAAGAATATCTAGCTAGTGGGAAACCAGTTGTAACAACAGAGATTGAAGATGTGGTGGCTAACTTTTCAGATGTAGTTGATTTTATGAATATTGATAATTGTCTTGAAGTAATTGATAGAGTCATTGCAGAAAACAGCAAAGAGAAAGAAGCAAAGAGAATAGAAACTTCAATTAGAAACTCTTGGGATGTTAGAGCAGAAACCGCTATTGAAGCGCTAAATCTATATATGAACTAA
- a CDS encoding tyrosine-type recombinase/integrase, producing MAEFNKNMLRETAEKLPPVDEQKWQMVNEDYRNLVEEYISVQAHSQKTKIQYRSCLRQFGYYIYKSMNNKFLYDISKRDFLRYISFLRDTRKMSSSAIGLRKACVSSLCNYIENVVADDDKNYKMFRNFTRGLPAITKNSVYNKVKISKDDYDLIMKTMVNDKNYLGAAWVAFAFNVGARRAEIPQFKTEILNYPIVEGGGYTMSHIIRLKGRGEDGKQEPYMVNEEALQYAKLWIEKRDYEAEYIFTTKYSGETGSMSEAWANEFCKETLSNILGRRINPHLFKASCVTYLLEVKKIPIEIVSKYVAHHENIATTIAHYDLRDFAEERNKIFG from the coding sequence ATGGCAGAATTTAATAAAAATATGCTCAGAGAGACAGCCGAAAAGCTACCTCCTGTTGATGAACAAAAATGGCAAATGGTTAATGAAGATTATCGCAACTTGGTCGAAGAGTACATCTCGGTTCAAGCACATAGTCAAAAAACTAAAATTCAATATAGATCCTGCTTAAGGCAGTTCGGTTACTACATATATAAGAGCATGAACAATAAATTTCTATACGATATTAGTAAACGAGATTTTTTGAGATATATTAGTTTCTTGAGAGATACGAGAAAAATGTCATCCAGTGCAATTGGTTTACGCAAGGCGTGTGTTTCAAGTCTTTGTAATTATATTGAAAATGTTGTGGCAGATGATGATAAGAACTATAAGATGTTTAGAAACTTCACTCGCGGTCTACCAGCGATAACCAAGAATAGCGTATACAACAAAGTAAAGATATCAAAAGACGACTATGATCTAATAATGAAAACAATGGTGAATGATAAAAACTATCTTGGTGCTGCGTGGGTAGCATTTGCTTTTAATGTAGGTGCTCGACGTGCAGAGATCCCACAGTTTAAAACTGAAATTTTGAACTACCCTATTGTTGAAGGCGGCGGTTATACAATGTCTCACATAATTCGCCTCAAGGGTCGTGGCGAAGATGGAAAGCAAGAACCTTATATGGTCAACGAAGAAGCATTGCAGTATGCTAAGTTATGGATTGAAAAACGTGACTATGAAGCTGAATATATCTTTACTACTAAATATAGCGGAGAAACGGGTTCAATGTCAGAAGCTTGGGCTAACGAGTTTTGCAAAGAAACTCTTTCAAATATTTTAGGAAGACGGATTAACCCCCATCTTTTTAAAGCATCGTGTGTTACATATTTGTTGGAAGTTAAAAAGATCCCTATCGAAATAGTCTCAAAATACGTAGCGCATCATGAAAATATCGCTACAACTATCGCCCATTACGATCTAAGGGATTTTGCAGAAGAAAGAAATAAGATTTTCGGTTAG
- a CDS encoding phage tail tape measure protein has product MANPLAILISAKLNSGLALKDLNASIRALSKHPSLQKIDLKLNIDKSFINNIQSLSKNLNTITSQLQQQSTANNAVNNSSKNTTQSIQDQTKATNEAIKAEQKWQIEREKTNSKGIRTVTSGNNVDNSKQTVTYLPDNSIKNIDNITNQLKDYKALEALDRDHYNALKTNQSRIEAMDKLHYLALQKNRDLDWKNLQASNKQAEATDKAHYQAIKMNNDMIAKNQKQTQSLINSAFSGKQNTNSASSGVAEAKALDILNRQYDKVLSNLNAAKNSGKQLTDSELTGINRRIEALNNLASRQKTVEKDRATLSSTQLRTETQINNLLSGRHKDKVDSSQLTSLLAQLKSLDTQTANFKTKSKEITDQINRIGAEARNASPNVQGLGNILKTTFSSMLMYAGVGSLFYGSINALKQMTQTIIEVDSQLTQLKRVMDEDTDFDSMLTKNIGLANELGRSIKEVNENAIGFARMGFDENQTVELAKTATLFQNISDLTPTEAVDTLTASMTVFGVEAGKSIEVANKINEVDNNFAVSSQGLALSINKSASAGKTFGVTIDKLIGDTTAITTATRESGAVVGKLVAA; this is encoded by the coding sequence ATGGCAAACCCATTGGCAATACTCATATCGGCTAAGCTAAATTCAGGTCTCGCACTGAAAGACCTTAACGCTTCAATTAGGGCATTAAGCAAGCATCCTTCCCTCCAAAAAATTGATTTAAAACTTAATATAGATAAGTCATTTATAAATAACATCCAATCATTGTCAAAGAATCTTAATACTATTACCTCTCAGCTTCAACAACAAAGTACGGCCAATAATGCTGTTAATAATAGCTCAAAGAACACTACTCAGAGCATCCAAGATCAAACAAAAGCCACAAATGAAGCTATTAAGGCAGAACAAAAGTGGCAAATTGAACGCGAAAAAACCAACAGTAAGGGCATTCGTACCGTTACATCAGGGAATAACGTTGATAATTCTAAGCAAACTGTTACCTATTTACCAGATAATTCTATTAAGAATATTGATAATATCACAAATCAACTAAAGGACTATAAAGCACTTGAGGCATTGGATAGAGATCATTACAACGCACTCAAAACGAATCAATCTAGAATTGAAGCTATGGATAAACTTCATTATCTAGCACTTCAAAAGAATCGCGACCTAGATTGGAAGAATCTCCAGGCATCAAATAAACAAGCAGAAGCAACAGATAAGGCTCACTATCAAGCAATCAAAATGAACAATGATATGATTGCCAAGAATCAAAAACAAACTCAGTCATTAATCAATTCCGCTTTCTCTGGTAAACAAAATACAAATAGCGCCTCTAGTGGCGTTGCTGAAGCCAAGGCTCTCGATATTCTCAATAGACAATACGATAAAGTATTGAGCAATCTTAATGCTGCTAAGAATAGTGGCAAGCAATTAACTGATAGTGAATTGACTGGGATTAATCGAAGAATAGAAGCTTTGAATAATTTAGCTTCGAGACAAAAAACAGTTGAAAAAGATCGTGCTACCCTCTCCTCTACTCAATTACGTACAGAGACCCAGATTAACAATCTGCTTTCGGGTAGGCATAAGGACAAGGTTGATTCAAGCCAATTGACAAGTTTGTTGGCGCAATTAAAAAGCTTAGACACTCAAACAGCCAATTTCAAGACTAAGTCAAAAGAAATTACCGATCAGATTAATCGTATTGGTGCAGAGGCTAGAAATGCGTCTCCTAATGTCCAAGGACTAGGAAATATATTAAAAACGACCTTTAGCAGCATGCTTATGTATGCTGGTGTGGGTAGTTTGTTCTATGGTTCTATTAATGCTTTAAAACAGATGACGCAAACAATTATTGAAGTCGATTCGCAATTGACACAACTTAAGCGTGTTATGGATGAAGATACTGACTTCGATAGCATGTTGACAAAAAATATAGGACTAGCTAATGAGTTAGGTAGAAGTATTAAAGAGGTAAACGAAAATGCGATTGGCTTTGCCAGAATGGGTTTTGATGAAAATCAAACTGTTGAGCTTGCTAAGACTGCAACTCTATTTCAAAACATATCTGATTTAACACCAACCGAGGCTGTTGATACGCTAACGGCATCAATGACCGTATTTGGTGTTGAGGCTGGTAAAAGTATCGAAGTAGCGAATAAAATTAACGAAGTAGATAACAATTTCGCAGTAAGTTCGCAAGGTCTTGCATTGAGTATAAATAAATCTGCTTCAGCCGGAAAGACCTTTGGTGTTACTATCGATAAATTAATCGGAGACACAACAGCCATTACAACAGCAACTAGAGAATCAGGAGCAGTGGTCGGTAAACTTGTTGCCGCTTAA
- a CDS encoding NlpC/P60 family protein — MNALKTIYSRLTTMSKSESTLAAVGIKMRELNGEVKDAPVILDELASKWGSLSKEQQQNTAVNLAGRFQLSRFLALMQNYQISVNATETALHSQGSAVSENEKYMQSLEARIQKMKTAWDTLALAMGNAIISDSVVVITSLLTSLGNVLASTVEHFGLLPVLFGVSYAGLMLLSTGFRIFIVNITTTIASLFGMTAAASGARMGLMGLSASAKLAGISLKSMLISTGVGAALVGLGWILEKVIGHFAKTSEVVDEAGSSLDQLKEKTGNLKELQDLSNEYNELANKTNLTTQEKIRLAGVESDLASKHGVTMKTVEDQTDAVQANTAAIGDRIDKLKEEAAIEQQRALDEYKANKTQINSDIQTQESARKTAQAKLDELIKQQKYIEDSVANKTVIKNDAGQLPYTQNALLEIDPNDAKNTKRAIADLSEDIAQAIIDARKTLETAGTELDKVVSKREQAFKAQFSAYADTIEAGGTEVKASTRVLADGFASIVATAKTDDLEVLNKFKTELFNTFQKTDVNSMDDAVASLEKVAGAAGLTKDQYNILQVAISQLNFQGVNDGVEGVGDTAEDSKDEIISLTDAMKALDDTMNGTSDEMTAFVKSISDSSDEIELLTSAQNELKKSNNLSTSTITKMNEKYGDFIKVTGLSKDKVLEFIKSKKDEKIAVVNAEIAMTKQAIDGAKKRIEAMEIEVAAINKKRKALAQERIDSLNAGVSDGTISESLAEKQVAAILRNGDDTVLDLSIEKSGLDALSAKLSILNSVKEDFVTVANKTEKSTKDSTKANNTNYDSVSNTVEILTDLQKELLAVDVAQKKLQNSQDKLKDGSKERQESISKEISLLKEQKRLYEEGIKDPSKLVSTKVTTTVKTKASDSDSTASTSAIANMVDAARSLQGNFTYGQVGGKFKGTYDQFVDGAVSDCSQFIQEMFDEFLDVKVPRTAAEQAKQGVAVSKADLKAGDLVFFNTTGKANSHVGMYTGNGKFIQMGNKGLSEQDLNSKTWTQKYKYEGARRVASDSSYTPLSSSSDGKSTSKVGGKTVKTDNATAKEKADAKTEAEDKLVALDSQIHTAYIKSLDNTKTGFEQLIADQESAIEASKKKQDTLDPNSAEWRNENNKQINSQSKIQSIKSDEKNQLQYMMDALGVQFADYDAYLKKLSSDWLDVQAEKLFKVYANITSSIDSSKQRISDLGNVIDSSKNKMSQLEEGSSDYNKELNIQIATTKKQKTVNDELIVSTEKQLTNQKLNAKQKSDLNKILDEAKLEDYTAKIKDLNAELINSKSYPLENELSELNHQLDLSEAKMKGYVEGSEEYNQAIKDQVSILSDKISVTKKLIDYEETQSRNEELTASAREEHRNKLREYTLSLYEYSDAVKSLREDYADKIIENYKKLLQEQQKIQKDAYEKEKELENERHETRINNLESEYQAFENNINAQSKSLDREVSEDDYKKQLAILQKEKAELDAKFSSKLLDDSLEAKAQRVDIQKEIDAKAEEITKLQRDREITIRKDGLSDQLEDRKNAVDKEKKLEDDKNKSFIRNIDSLIKINDDYYNGLLNDEQYFYNMKQSLMSGDTVRIQNELGIVQAAYTNFYQELEKNSKLYADKISSNLKYAMSVDEKYAQNYPLADKSNNDTGTGSGIESGNGNTNPVTGGRSEKQTAWDSYLSNKQKAEQLKADMRTLIKNSADYKNKQAQFESLNSTNVGYRTKYGFPDGSYEELKNKVFSAKMGGMTPAGMPDEGQFLLAHEKELVLDKFDTSKLLKIINISRDVFSSLGNNIANILPQGIFNNNVKTPQAIDNSLSIRIDNIKGDKEGAKIVTDSIEELWNKKTKQGW; from the coding sequence ATGAACGCACTGAAAACAATCTATTCTCGCTTAACAACAATGAGTAAATCAGAATCAACCCTCGCAGCCGTTGGTATTAAAATGAGAGAACTGAATGGAGAAGTTAAAGATGCTCCGGTTATTCTCGATGAATTGGCCTCTAAGTGGGGAAGTCTATCTAAGGAACAACAACAAAATACTGCTGTAAATTTGGCTGGCCGATTTCAGCTCTCCAGGTTCCTCGCGCTCATGCAGAATTACCAGATATCGGTAAATGCGACAGAAACAGCTTTACATTCACAAGGGTCTGCCGTATCTGAAAACGAAAAATATATGCAATCACTTGAAGCCAGAATTCAAAAGATGAAAACAGCTTGGGATACACTTGCACTGGCTATGGGAAATGCAATTATTTCGGACTCGGTTGTGGTTATAACATCACTATTAACAAGCTTGGGGAATGTTCTCGCATCCACAGTGGAACACTTTGGTCTCCTCCCTGTCTTATTCGGTGTTTCTTATGCTGGATTAATGTTATTAAGCACTGGTTTTAGGATTTTTATAGTTAACATTACAACCACAATTGCCAGTCTTTTTGGTATGACTGCTGCTGCAAGTGGCGCAAGAATGGGACTAATGGGATTGTCTGCTTCCGCAAAACTTGCCGGAATAAGTTTAAAGAGTATGTTGATTAGTACTGGTGTTGGGGCAGCTCTTGTTGGTCTGGGTTGGATACTTGAGAAAGTTATAGGACATTTCGCGAAAACATCCGAAGTTGTTGATGAAGCAGGATCAAGTCTTGATCAACTTAAAGAGAAAACAGGAAATCTAAAAGAGCTTCAAGATTTGTCCAATGAATACAATGAATTAGCAAATAAAACGAATCTAACCACGCAAGAAAAAATTAGACTTGCTGGCGTTGAATCCGATCTAGCATCAAAACACGGCGTAACAATGAAAACTGTCGAGGATCAGACTGATGCTGTACAGGCCAACACTGCCGCCATAGGCGATAGAATCGACAAATTAAAAGAAGAAGCAGCGATTGAGCAACAAAGAGCATTGGATGAGTACAAGGCCAATAAGACACAGATAAATTCTGACATTCAAACTCAAGAATCAGCAAGAAAAACGGCTCAAGCAAAACTTGATGAATTAATAAAACAGCAGAAGTACATTGAAGACAGTGTTGCAAATAAAACCGTAATTAAAAACGACGCAGGGCAACTACCTTACACTCAGAACGCACTCCTTGAAATCGACCCCAATGACGCTAAAAACACAAAAAGAGCCATTGCGGATCTCAGTGAAGATATTGCTCAAGCAATTATCGATGCCAGAAAAACTTTAGAAACTGCTGGAACCGAACTTGACAAAGTAGTAAGTAAAAGAGAACAAGCATTTAAGGCCCAATTCTCTGCCTACGCCGACACCATCGAGGCTGGTGGTACTGAGGTTAAAGCGTCTACAAGAGTTCTTGCCGATGGGTTTGCGTCTATCGTTGCTACAGCAAAAACAGACGATCTAGAAGTATTAAATAAGTTTAAAACTGAATTGTTCAATACATTCCAAAAGACAGATGTAAATTCGATGGATGATGCTGTTGCATCCCTTGAAAAAGTGGCTGGTGCTGCCGGACTAACAAAAGATCAATACAACATTCTCCAAGTTGCAATTAGTCAACTCAATTTTCAAGGTGTAAATGATGGCGTCGAAGGAGTCGGTGACACCGCCGAAGATTCAAAAGACGAAATTATTTCTCTGACGGATGCTATGAAGGCACTGGATGACACCATGAATGGAACGTCAGATGAGATGACTGCATTTGTAAAGTCTATCTCCGATTCATCTGATGAAATTGAACTTTTAACATCTGCTCAGAATGAATTGAAAAAATCTAACAATCTTTCTACTTCTACTATTACCAAAATGAATGAAAAATACGGAGACTTTATAAAGGTTACTGGACTTAGTAAAGATAAGGTATTAGAGTTCATTAAGTCTAAGAAGGATGAGAAAATAGCTGTTGTTAATGCTGAAATAGCTATGACAAAACAGGCTATTGATGGTGCTAAAAAACGGATTGAAGCAATGGAAATTGAAGTTGCTGCAATCAATAAAAAACGAAAAGCACTAGCTCAAGAAAGAATTGATTCTTTAAACGCCGGAGTTTCAGATGGAACCATTAGCGAATCGTTAGCTGAAAAACAGGTTGCTGCTATTTTGAGAAATGGTGATGATACCGTTCTCGATCTGTCTATTGAAAAGTCCGGTCTTGATGCATTGTCTGCAAAACTTAGCATCCTCAACTCTGTAAAAGAAGACTTTGTTACTGTAGCAAATAAAACAGAAAAATCAACAAAAGATTCCACCAAAGCCAATAACACAAACTACGACTCAGTATCCAATACCGTAGAAATCCTCACTGATCTTCAGAAAGAACTCCTCGCTGTTGATGTTGCACAAAAGAAGCTCCAGAACTCTCAGGATAAACTCAAGGATGGCTCTAAGGAACGTCAGGAATCCATCAGCAAAGAGATATCCTTACTCAAGGAACAGAAGCGACTCTATGAAGAGGGTATTAAAGATCCATCAAAGTTAGTTTCCACTAAAGTTACGACCACGGTTAAAACTAAAGCATCTGATTCCGACTCTACCGCCTCCACTAGCGCCATTGCTAATATGGTTGATGCTGCACGTAGCCTCCAAGGTAATTTCACCTACGGGCAAGTCGGGGGTAAGTTTAAGGGTACTTACGATCAATTTGTCGATGGAGCAGTATCGGATTGCTCTCAGTTTATCCAAGAAATGTTTGATGAATTTCTTGATGTAAAAGTACCCCGCACAGCAGCAGAACAAGCCAAACAGGGTGTTGCTGTTTCTAAGGCGGATCTAAAGGCTGGGGATCTGGTATTCTTTAATACTACCGGGAAGGCAAATTCCCACGTTGGTATGTATACCGGAAACGGCAAGTTTATTCAAATGGGGAACAAGGGGCTTAGTGAGCAAGATTTAAATAGCAAGACATGGACACAGAAGTATAAATACGAAGGTGCTAGACGCGTTGCTTCTGATTCATCTTATACCCCTCTCTCCTCTTCCTCCGATGGTAAGTCTACGTCTAAAGTTGGTGGAAAAACTGTTAAAACTGACAACGCTACGGCAAAGGAAAAAGCTGATGCAAAAACAGAGGCAGAAGACAAACTTGTTGCTCTAGATTCTCAGATCCACACTGCTTATATTAAGAGTCTGGATAACACTAAAACAGGGTTTGAACAGTTAATTGCCGACCAAGAGAGCGCAATTGAAGCATCTAAGAAAAAACAAGATACTCTTGATCCCAACTCTGCTGAATGGCGCAATGAGAACAATAAACAAATTAATTCTCAGAGCAAAATCCAATCGATCAAAAGTGATGAGAAGAATCAGCTCCAATACATGATGGATGCTTTAGGCGTTCAATTTGCTGATTATGACGCTTATTTAAAGAAATTGTCTTCAGATTGGTTGGATGTTCAGGCTGAAAAACTGTTTAAGGTGTATGCAAACATCACCTCTTCCATTGACTCATCGAAGCAACGCATTTCTGATCTTGGAAATGTAATTGATAGCTCCAAGAATAAGATGTCTCAGCTTGAAGAAGGATCATCTGACTATAACAAAGAACTGAATATTCAAATTGCCACTACTAAGAAGCAAAAAACTGTTAATGATGAGTTGATTGTAAGTACGGAAAAACAACTAACAAATCAGAAGTTGAATGCTAAACAGAAATCCGACTTGAATAAAATACTAGATGAAGCCAAATTAGAAGATTATACTGCGAAGATTAAGGATTTAAACGCAGAGTTAATCAACTCTAAGTCTTATCCTCTAGAGAATGAATTGTCTGAATTGAATCATCAATTGGATCTCTCAGAAGCAAAGATGAAGGGTTATGTAGAAGGATCGGAAGAGTATAATCAAGCAATTAAAGATCAGGTTTCTATTCTTAGTGATAAGATTTCGGTTACCAAAAAACTTATCGACTATGAGGAAACCCAGTCGAGAAATGAAGAATTAACAGCATCGGCTAGAGAAGAACATAGAAACAAACTTAGAGAATATACTCTGAGTCTTTATGAATACTCGGATGCGGTTAAATCACTTCGAGAAGATTATGCTGATAAAATAATTGAGAATTATAAAAAGTTACTTCAAGAACAGCAAAAAATCCAGAAAGATGCATATGAAAAAGAAAAAGAATTAGAAAATGAACGCCACGAAACCAGAATTAATAATCTAGAGTCTGAGTATCAGGCGTTCGAGAATAATATTAATGCTCAGTCTAAAAGTTTAGATCGAGAAGTTTCTGAAGATGATTATAAGAAACAATTAGCTATACTACAAAAAGAAAAGGCAGAACTTGATGCTAAGTTTAGTAGTAAGCTATTAGATGATTCCCTTGAAGCCAAAGCACAGCGCGTCGACATCCAAAAAGAGATTGATGCCAAAGCAGAAGAAATCACAAAACTCCAACGCGATAGAGAAATAACTATTCGCAAGGATGGTTTGTCAGATCAACTTGAGGATCGTAAGAATGCTGTTGATAAAGAGAAAAAGCTTGAAGATGATAAGAATAAATCGTTCATCAGGAATATTGATAGTCTCATAAAGATTAATGACGATTATTATAATGGCCTACTCAATGACGAACAGTATTTTTATAATATGAAGCAATCCCTAATGAGTGGCGACACCGTTAGAATACAGAATGAGTTAGGCATTGTTCAGGCTGCTTATACAAATTTTTATCAGGAGTTAGAAAAAAACTCTAAATTATACGCTGATAAGATTTCTTCTAATCTTAAATATGCGATGAGTGTTGATGAAAAATATGCTCAAAACTATCCCCTAGCAGACAAAAGCAACAATGATACGGGTACTGGATCAGGCATTGAATCGGGCAATGGGAATACCAACCCTGTAACTGGCGGCAGATCAGAAAAACAGACCGCTTGGGATAGTTATCTCTCTAACAAACAAAAAGCAGAACAGCTTAAGGCTGATATGCGTACTTTAATAAAAAATTCTGCTGATTATAAAAATAAACAGGCTCAATTTGAATCATTAAATAGCACAAATGTCGGATATCGTACTAAATATGGGTTCCCTGATGGCTCATACGAGGAATTAAAGAATAAGGTGTTTTCTGCAAAAATGGGCGGTATGACCCCCGCTGGTATGCCAGATGAAGGTCAATTCCTACTCGCGCATGAAAAAGAGCTTGTATTGGATAAATTCGATACCTCTAAATTATTAAAGATAATTAATATTTCGAGAGATGTTTTCAGTAGTTTGGGTAACAATATTGCCAATATTCTTCCGCAGGGTATATTCAACAATAACGTCAAAACACCACAAGCAATTGACAATAGTTTAAGCATTCGTATTGACAATATTAAGGGAGACAAGGAAGGAGCCAAGATCGTCACCGACAGCATTGAGGAACTGTGGAATAAAAAAACAAAACAAGGATGGTAA